A stretch of the Arachis stenosperma cultivar V10309 chromosome 6, arast.V10309.gnm1.PFL2, whole genome shotgun sequence genome encodes the following:
- the LOC130933319 gene encoding heme-binding-like protein At3g10130, chloroplastic isoform X3 translates to MVPLCNPTLSLPLRIPTKANNRSSNSIITNSASSSKRQRTTTTTSFSPFETRVSLIFALASQATSLSQRRKFIADVASETAKYVFPKRFESRTLEEAFMAVPDLETLNFKVLSRTDFYEIREVEPYFVAETTMPGKTGFDFNSSSQSFNVLAEYLFGKNTRKEKMEMTTPVITTKNPSDGVKMEMTTPVLTTKSEDPDKWKMSFVMPSKYGADLPLPRDSSVRIKEIPRKIVAVVSFSVHSSLTCTTSTCTYKEL, encoded by the exons ATGGTTCCCCTTTGCAACCCTACGCTTTCTCTGCCCCTCCGGATTCCGACGAAAGCCAACAACCGCTCCTCGAATTCAATTATCACCAACTCTGCTTCTTCCAGCAAGAGGCAGCGAACAACTACAACTACTTCCTTTTCGCCCTTCGAAACACGAGTCTCACTCATTTTCGCCCTTGCTTCTCAAGCTACCTCTCTCTCCCAGCGACGTAAAT TTATAGCTGACGTGGCTTCTGAGACTGCAAAGTACGTGTTTCCTAAAAGATTTGAAAGCCGCACGCTCGAGGAGGCCTTCATGGCAG TTCCCGACCTTGAGACTCTCAACTTCAAAGTTCTTAGTAGAACGGACTTCTATGAGATCCGGGAAGTTGAG CCTTATTTTGTGGCAGAGACTACAATGCCTGGGAAGACTGGCTTTGATTTCAATAGTTCTTCTCAATCCTTTAACGTCCTAGCTGAGTACCTCTTCGGTAAG AAtacaagaaaggaaaaaatggAGATGACTACACCAGTGATTACAACTAAGAATCCGTCGGATGGAGTTAAAATGGAGATGACTACCCCTGTGCTAACAACAAAG TCAGAAGATCCAGATAAATGGAAAATGTCTTTTGTCATGCCATCAAAATATGGTGCTGATCTGCCACTGCCTAGAGACTCCTCTGTGAGGATTAAAGAGATCCCCAGAAAAATAGTTGCTGTAGTTTCATTTTCAG TTCATAGCTCACTTACATGCACTACATCTACTTGCACATACAAGGAGCTGTAA
- the LOC130936003 gene encoding glucosamine 6-phosphate N-acetyltransferase — METSEEQKYGVRRLEMSDKGKGFIELLQQLSVCDSVSDKEFEDRFRELSSLGDDHVICVIEDHVSKKIIATGSVFIEKKFLRNCGKVGHIEDVVVDSSTRGKQLGKKIINFLTDHARSMGCYKVILDCSIENKLFYEKCGFKQKEIQMVRYFV, encoded by the coding sequence ATGGAAACTAGTGAGGAACAAAAGTATGGAGTGCGAAGACTGGAGATGTCCGACAAGGGCAAAGGTTTCATAGAGCTACTGCAACAACTTAGTGTTTGTGATTCTGTCTCTGACAAGGAGTTTGAGGATAGATTCCGAGAGCTCAGTTCCCTCGGAGACGACCATGTTATCTGCGTCATTGAAGACCATGTTTCCAAGAAGATTATTGCTACGGGGAGCGTGTTCATCGAGAAGAAGTTTCTAAGAAACTGTGGCAAGGTTGGTCACATTGAGGACGTTGTTGTGGATTCCAGCACTCGTGGGAAGCAACTGGGAAAGAAGATAATCAACTTCCTAACTGATCATGCTCGTTCAATGGGCTGCTACAAGGTCATTCTTGATTGCAGCATTGAAAACAAGCTCTTCTATGAGAAGTGTGGCTTCAAGCAGAAAGAAATTCAGATGGTTAGGTATTTCGTTTGA